The stretch of DNA CATCAAGACGCTCTCGGCCATTGCCAACTCCTTTAACTACAACCTGCTCATCCGGGCGGCCGACGTTTGCCTTAAGGAGCGCCGCCCCCTGGTGCTCATGGTGCGCGAGACGCCCTTGCACAAGGGTCATTTGGAGCTGATGAGCAGGGCGGCGGATATGGGGGCGGTGATTCTGCCGCCGGTGCCGGCCTTTTATCACCGGCCCCAGAGCATCATGGACCTGATCCACCAGAGCATCGGCAAGGCTCTGGACCTTCTGGGCATCGAGCACGATCTGTTTAGGCGCTGGGACGGCCAATAGGCGCCCGGCATTTTATTCGCGGAGGCCAAGCATGCTTCTACCCAAGTTTGCCTTTCACCAACCGGCCGGCGTGGCCGAGGCGCTGGAGATCATGGCGCAGTACGGTGAACGGGCGGCAATCATCGCCGGCGGCACTGATCTGCTGGTCAACATGAAACACGGCAAGCTGGCTCCGGCCCAGCTCATCGGCCTTGAGCGCCTTGATGATCTGGCCGGGCTGAGGGCGGAGGGCGACGCGCTGGTGGTGGGGCCCCGCCTCACCGCCTCGGCCCTGGCCGTCAGCGCGGAGCTTAGCGGCGCGGCCAAGGTTCTGGCCCTGGGCGCGGGCGCGGTGGGCTCGCCCCAGGTGCGCAACCGGGCCACGGT from Desulfarculaceae bacterium encodes:
- a CDS encoding UbiX family flavin prenyltransferase, with translation MPLVLGISGASGVIYGVEALKVLRDLGQPCHLILSEAGARNLAIETDYTVEQVKGMAAKVYEVGDVGAAVASGSFRHRGMLVAPCTIKTLSAIANSFNYNLLIRAADVCLKERRPLVLMVRETPLHKGHLELMSRAADMGAVILPPVPAFYHRPQSIMDLIHQSIGKALDLLGIEHDLFRRWDGQ
- a CDS encoding FAD binding domain-containing protein, which gives rise to MLLPKFAFHQPAGVAEALEIMAQYGERAAIIAGGTDLLVNMKHGKLAPAQLIGLERLDDLAGLRAEGDALVVGPRLTASALAVSAELSGAAKVLALGAGAVGSPQVRNRATV